In Mammaliicoccus sp. Marseille-Q6498, the genomic stretch TTTAACAGCTAATTGTTTTTTCAAAAGCGATATCCGGATCTGAAGTATTATGTAAGTTTAACCATTCATCGTAATTACCTTCAAAAACTACCTTGCCGTTATTCAAAAAAATAATATGTGGATTTAAATGTATTAAATCTTGTAATTGATGTGTAGTTAGTAAACATACACCATCTTTTTTCAATATATATTCTAATTTTTCCATAATCATTTTACGAGATAACGGATCAACTCCACTTGTTGGTTCGTCAAATAAAAATAATTTTCTATTTAAATGCGAAAACATTACGGTAAGCAACCATTTTCTTTCTCCAAACGACATTTTCCCAATTTTCATTTTTAATAAATGATCATACTTTCCTTTTTCAATTTCTGGCAAACTATTATAAAAATCATTTTCAAATTTTTTTGCATCACTTTTAGGTATCATACCTAAAAATAAATTTATAAGGTCCTTTCCTAGATTATTCGGAGCATAGTAATTATTCTGTGTTAAAAATGAAATATCACGCTTGATTGGCATGACGACTTCATCTGATTGAGCACTTAAATGATTCGTTATGCAATCTAGTAAAGTTGTTTTTCCCGAACCATTCATACCAATCAAGACATTTAATTTGTCTTTCATTAAAGTAAATGAAACATTCGAAATAGCAGGTTTATTACTATTTTTATATGTATAGTTTAAATTTTTAACATAATACATCTTACCCCTCCTTACCTAATTGTTTTAGAATTAATATCTAATTTCACTAAAGCGATAAATCCAATAACGAAATACAATAAATATATGAATAAAATCATCATGCTGAAGTGACTAAAATCATTAATAATAAACAGTCCTAATTCTTTTAGAAAATATAATGGATTAATCCATTCCAAGCCAAACAAGCTAGAATCCAAATAATAAAAAAGAGCAATCGAAATAATGGTTGAGATCGTTGCTACAGAACTAGCTTTAAACGGCAACAAAGTTACTACTAAAAAAATGATAGAGACAGGTACAATTAATATTGTATAAATATGTGCATATAGTAATAACTTTAAGCTGAAAATATGTAATAAAAGTGATAATAAAATGGTAACTACTTCAATACTAAAAAAGATAATCAAAATTTGCGTCAACATTATACCAATTATGAAAGGATATTTAGAACCAGCTAACATAACATAACTTTTCAAAGCACCTAGTTCCCTAATATTACCTATTTCAACAGCCATACCATTGAGTAGTATGAGAATAGTCATAAATGACCAAAAAGTTCCTAATAGCATATGTTTATCGTCTAACGATTTTATACTTTCTTGATAAACAGGAAGGTTAATTAAGATTAAAAATATTGGGAAAAATAATGTCCAAGCAAATGTTATTTTATCTTTCGTGATTGTTTTAAAGTTAAATTTAAAAAAGGATATAATTTGTCTCATATTGACACCTCTATTAAAAATAGTTAATCTGAAAATTCAGAATTCTCAAAAGCTATATTAATTATATATAAAATGCAATTTACTATCAACCTATTATAAAAATATAATTATGTAATAAAAACAGCGCCACTCCAAAGAGTCGCGCTGTTTTTATATTATTTAGCACCTTTAATTTCTACACCTTTAAGTGTATAGTCTCCACCGTATTTATGGTTTTGCCAATTTTTAATGTATGGTTGTCTCAATAACGCAGACCCTGTTTGGAATAAAGGTGATATAGAAGCTGAGTCTAAAAATTCTGTTTCAGCGTTTTGTAATTTTTTAATTCTCTTATCTTCGTTTTCAGGTTTAAGCATTTCATCTGAGTTTGCTTCTTCTATTGCTTTATCATATTTTTTATTCGCATATCCAGTTTGGTTATGTGGTGAATCTGAAGTGAATAAATCTAAGAATGTTGTTGGATCTGGATAATCTGGGAACCAACCTGCAAATGAAATGTCAAAGTCTTTTTTAGATTCTAAAGCGAGTTTTTGTTTAAATGGTTGTTGTTTAATTTTAAGTGTAACACCAGGTAAATTTTTCTCTACTTGTTCTTTAACAAATTCCCCTGCTTTTTTAGATTCATCTTCGTCATATGTTAGCAATTCAATAGTGAATTTATCTTTGCCTAATTCTTTTTTCGCTTTTTTAAGTAATGATTTTGCTTCTTTGTCATCGAAGTTCAATGATGACTTAACGCCATCTGAATAATCTTTACCTTTACTATCTTTTATAAAGTCTTTGATCATTAATGTATCTAACGGTTTAGAACCATTGTTTAATAATGAATTAACGTAAGATTTTTTGTTAACTGATTTAGCAATTGCTTTACGTAGATTTTGATTCGCTAAATCTTTATTTTTTTCTTTATTGATTCTAAAGAAGTAACTTCCTGACGTTGATCTTGTAGAAAAGTCTTTTCTATTTTTATATTTTTTAACATTTTGTGCATCTAATCCGACCATATCAAGTTTTCCTGTTTGGTACATATTGAGTGCTGTTTGAGTATCTTTTATGATTTTAACATTTACTTTATCAATTTTGACGTTTTTCTTATCCCAATATTTATCATTAGGTTCTAACACCCATTTATCTTCAGTTTTCCATTGTGATAATTTGAAAGGTCCGTTAGATAATGTAGTTTTAGCAGTTGTACCAAACTTTTCCCCTTGTTTCTTAACGAATTTTTCATTTTGCGGCATATAAGAGCCGAATGCTAGTAAGCTTTCCATCCATGGTACATCTTTTACAAGTTTAATTTGTAACGTGTGATCATCAATTGCTTTCACACCTAATTCTTCAGGCTTTTTCTTACCTGCTGTAATTTCTTTTGCATTTTCGATGTTTTCAAACATGTATGAGAATTCTGCAGCTGTATCAGGGTCTACAGATTTTTGCCAACCAAATACGAAATCTTTCGCAGTAACTGGATCTCCGTTTGACCATTTCGCATTATCTCTTAATTTAATTGTCCATGTTTTACCATCTGCAGATTTTTTAGGTTCACCTGTTGCAACACCTGGACTAGGTTTATCGTTTTTATCAAGAACATATAACCCTTCCATAGTTTGAGCAAACGTTGTAAATGAAACTTGATCCGCAGCTAGTGATGGATCCATTGTTGGTATATCATCACCAGAAGATAAATTTAATGTGTTCTCTGATTTCGTTTCTTTAACACCTTTATCTTTACCATCTTTACTTCCGCCACCACAACCAGCTAACGTTACTAAAAGAACCGTTATCATTACTAATAAAGTAGTGAATTTTTTCTTCATTTGTAAGGACTCCCTTTTTATTTATAATATGTATTCGTAAAACTATATAAAAGAAAGCAAC encodes the following:
- a CDS encoding AAA family ATPase, with protein sequence MYYVKNLNYTYKNSNKPAISNVSFTLMKDKLNVLIGMNGSGKTTLLDCITNHLSAQSDEVVMPIKRDISFLTQNNYYAPNNLGKDLINLFLGMIPKSDAKKFENDFYNSLPEIEKGKYDHLLKMKIGKMSFGERKWLLTVMFSHLNRKLFLFDEPTSGVDPLSRKMIMEKLEYILKKDGVCLLTTHQLQDLIHLNPHIIFLNNGKVVFEGNYDEWLNLHNTSDPDIAFEKTISC
- a CDS encoding peptide ABC transporter substrate-binding protein, whose protein sequence is MKKKFTTLLVMITVLLVTLAGCGGGSKDGKDKGVKETKSENTLNLSSGDDIPTMDPSLAADQVSFTTFAQTMEGLYVLDKNDKPSPGVATGEPKKSADGKTWTIKLRDNAKWSNGDPVTAKDFVFGWQKSVDPDTAAEFSYMFENIENAKEITAGKKKPEELGVKAIDDHTLQIKLVKDVPWMESLLAFGSYMPQNEKFVKKQGEKFGTTAKTTLSNGPFKLSQWKTEDKWVLEPNDKYWDKKNVKIDKVNVKIIKDTQTALNMYQTGKLDMVGLDAQNVKKYKNRKDFSTRSTSGSYFFRINKEKNKDLANQNLRKAIAKSVNKKSYVNSLLNNGSKPLDTLMIKDFIKDSKGKDYSDGVKSSLNFDDKEAKSLLKKAKKELGKDKFTIELLTYDEDESKKAGEFVKEQVEKNLPGVTLKIKQQPFKQKLALESKKDFDISFAGWFPDYPDPTTFLDLFTSDSPHNQTGYANKKYDKAIEEANSDEMLKPENEDKRIKKLQNAETEFLDSASISPLFQTGSALLRQPYIKNWQNHKYGGDYTLKGVEIKGAK